The genomic segment GGGTATCCCTCGATCGTGAAACCGGTGCTCATCTGATTTTCACCCGGCCCATGCGTATTGCTTTTGGCCGTCAGCGAATGGATGAAGCACATCTCGTCGACTTGTGCGCCCAATTCTGGAAGCAAGTCCGAAGTATATTTTCCACAAGCGCCGCGCGGGTGAAACTCGTACGGGCTTTTCGTCAAGTTGCCAGACGGCCCCTGGAATGTCACCAGCTTCTCGAAGCCGGGCATCGGCTGCCCGTCACGCTTCACAAGTTCGGGCTTGTAATCCCAGGTGTCGAGTTGGCTGCACGCGCCCGAGCAAAAGATCATCAGTACGCGATTGGCGCGGGCAGCAAACTGCGGCTGCCGCGCGGCCAAAGGAGCCGTGGGCAGGACGGCCGGCCGGATCGGGTCCTGAGAGGCCGATTCATTCTGACTCGTGGCGCCCAGCAGCCCTTGCTGTTGCAGAAGCCCCGCCAATGCGATCGCCCCCAGCCCGCCCGAAGCGTTGGCAAGAAAGCTGCGTCGATCGAGCATGCTGCGGCCGGCGTGCGTAAGTTCGACGTCGTTCTTCATGCGCGGATCCGCGTGCGATGTTTCAATAAGGCAATTAGGGACTCGTGGAACTTTCGACCAAAAACGATCGGCGCCCCATTTCAATTCACGTAAATAAACTCATTGGCGTTAAAGAGTGCGCGGCACAGCGATTCAAGGCCGTGCGAGGTAATCAGGGCCATGCCGCGGTTGAGCTCGTCTTCGTCGGGCGAGCGCGCTAGCGCCAGCCGGAACGCGCGGCGCGTTTGCACCGCCGTGTCCTCGCCTGCCTCGAAACGGACGCGAACCGCGAACTCGCGCACTTGTTGCGCCAGAAACGGGCTGTTTAACAAGGCCAGCGCCTGAATGGCGGTCGTCGACACGTTGCGCTTCGGCGCAACTTGGCTGGCATCCGGACAATCGAAATCGCCGAAGGTGGCATCCTGTAACACGCGCGGCTTCAGTTGGTAGACCATCCGCCGCCATTCAGCCGGACCGAACGTTTGCTTGGGAACGTACACGTGGACGTATTTATCATTCGGCTCAAATGGGTCGTAACCGGGCCCGCCCATCCGCAAATCGAGCCGACCGCTGGCCGCCAGAATAGCATCACGAATCGGCTCGGCTTGCAGGCGGCGCGGCATGAAGCGCCACAACAATCGTCCACCCGCATCCACACCCTGGGCCTGCGCATTCGAGGAACTCGCCTGGCGATACGTTGCCGAGAGCATGATCAGTCGGTGCATCGTTTTGATGCTCCAGCCGCGGGCGATGAACTCGGTGGCTAACCAATCGAGCAGTTCCGGATGAGAAGGATGGCCTGCGTGAAAGCCGAAATTGCTGGGCGTGTTAACCAGGCCCTGACCAAAATGGTAATGCCACAGCCGATTGACCAGCACCCGCGCCGCAAGCGGGTTGGCCGCATCGCCAATCCAGCGGGCCAAGGCCAGACGCCGTTCGTGCTCGGGCGCATCAGCCGCGAGCGCCAGCGGATGTCCCAGGGCTACCACGGCGGCAGGGAAAATCTCTTCGCGCGGTTGCATCGGATCGCCGCGGTGCAATCGATGCGTCGCCTTCGGTTGCTCGAAGGTGCCGGCATACACCTTGTTCATACCGGCCAGCGGCAGGCGGGACTGCAACTCGTTGCGTTTGGCGACCAGGCTTTTGAACTTGTCCGCCTTCTCAGGCGGCACGGTGTCTGCCGAAAGCGTTTCTACCGCCGCGCCGGCAACAAAGGGGCGCCGATCATCGCCACTGGCGACCGTGCGCCATTTGTCCGGCTCAACCGCCACCTCGATCCGATATTGGGTTGGCAATCGATCGGCAAAATTTCCTTCACGATCGCGGGCCCAGGCCACGCGGGCCACCTCGACGGGCTCCGGAAGCTCGACCGTGACCCAGCCGGTTCCGTTCTCGGACGATATCCAGCTGTGCGAGTTGCCGTACTGACCATCGTTAATGTGGGCGAGCTTGTGCAGCGGCGAGGCGCCATCGGCATAGACACCCGACGCAGAAGCCTGTGCGCCCGTCGAGGCGTTCGCCACATTCCGAGGACTCGCTTCGGCAGAATAGACTTCCAGCTCGTCTAGGCACGGTTCTGCCTGATTCGTCGCCAGAACCGTAAAGCGGACGTACTTCGCGACGACCGGTGAAAAGCGATCAATGTTGGCCCTAGGATGCACGGATACACGATGTGGCTCTACCGCGGGCGGTTCGGTTGCCGCACTGCCGGACGCTGCGATCTGTGCCAGGGGTTCGAACTCGGCCAATTGTCGTTCAATCACTGCCAACTCGCGCCGCACGACGGACTCGTCGCGCAATCGCTGTTCGTAGTCGGGCGGTTTGATCTCGCGCTCGCCGTGACGCACGCCCGCGAAGACTGCTTGCAGAGCGTAATAGTCGCGCTGCGCAATGGGGTCGAACTTGTGGTCGTGGCACCGCGCACAGCCAACGGTCAGCCCCAAAAAAGCAGTCGCGGTGGTTGAGAGGA from the Pirellulales bacterium genome contains:
- a CDS encoding DUF1553 domain-containing protein codes for the protein MAIPCASRYRQHVICRALVVLLLLTSSAVADEPSAAVDFLGEIAPLLVKQCLGCHAGTDPAGGLNFTNRELALAGGDSGAAIVVGNPDDSPLLKRVHDGEMPPSDKAAPVSAEDVAKLTRWIACGAPWPADRRLSPYDFTTDKRAGLDWWSLKAPVRPEVPALSPVAGMRNPIDAFVRIRLAAAGLEPAPEAGRATLLRRAKFDLVGLPPTPDELDAFRADTAAYAYERLIDRLLASPQYGERWARHWLDVVRFGETDGYETNKPRANAWPYRDYVIRALNEDRPYPQFVLEQLAGDQVGEDAATGFLVGGTHDVVGIQNIEGQLQQRANDLDDILSTTATAFLGLTVGCARCHDHKFDPIAQRDYYALQAVFAGVRHGEREIKPPDYEQRLRDESVVRRELAVIERQLAEFEPLAQIAASGSAATEPPAVEPHRVSVHPRANIDRFSPVVAKYVRFTVLATNQAEPCLDELEVYSAEASPRNVANASTGAQASASGVYADGASPLHKLAHINDGQYGNSHSWISSENGTGWVTVELPEPVEVARVAWARDREGNFADRLPTQYRIEVAVEPDKWRTVASGDDRRPFVAGAAVETLSADTVPPEKADKFKSLVAKRNELQSRLPLAGMNKVYAGTFEQPKATHRLHRGDPMQPREEIFPAAVVALGHPLALAADAPEHERRLALARWIGDAANPLAARVLVNRLWHYHFGQGLVNTPSNFGFHAGHPSHPELLDWLATEFIARGWSIKTMHRLIMLSATYRQASSSNAQAQGVDAGGRLLWRFMPRRLQAEPIRDAILAASGRLDLRMGGPGYDPFEPNDKYVHVYVPKQTFGPAEWRRMVYQLKPRVLQDATFGDFDCPDASQVAPKRNVSTTAIQALALLNSPFLAQQVREFAVRVRFEAGEDTAVQTRRAFRLALARSPDEDELNRGMALITSHGLESLCRALFNANEFIYVN